In Scophthalmus maximus strain ysfricsl-2021 chromosome 5, ASM2237912v1, whole genome shotgun sequence, a single window of DNA contains:
- the LOC118311136 gene encoding zonadhesin isoform X1, giving the protein MLRGVHTDLLVTVTLLFLSQTGTRCRAENYFSVVPLPEWSTNSEYVTQCFYDRQNNLICDWARSQQRTVDVTVNILESGPLALEGEACLEFWYQSPATANGSEVRALLKSSAGLAEIWTSPALPPNSWRQVFVPLKIIKPETRVVLEAASMEGQITLNRIGVRRGLCGPQCESHTEIWTDESTRCLCSEGQLSCSPSQCPAGQICGPQRGGSNGISSSGTCTIHSHTDCSTFDGLLFRFMAPCTYILAKTCSPTEALPMFSVEVVNEQNGNSSLPAIQQVNVDTGSFRLSLLKRQTHRIVVNGVWRKLPLSLGSGAVKIKSNPAAVELGTTFGLSVSYDSAGAVHVALPSAYSDEVCGLCGNFNRLREDDFRKPDGTNAQDATALAKSWQTGQSTSSCETILVPHQCDPLEEAEYASELYCGRLLSSTGPFADCQSVLGAESYFRGCVVSMCSSHGDPAVLCETLWVYTDVCNEAGVALPTWRNSTFCPLQCSENSHYNSCADGCPEVCSSLDLGGSCGNCEERCECDSGFKLSGGKCVPAEDCGCWYNGKHYVKGATFVEGECVQQCQCMGNNDMWCTTMQCADTKVCTVRDGVQGCFPFKPATCRVYGDPHYMTFDRGAYDFQGGCSYTLTTTCGEGSSVQFTVIGHNMHPALQNFTRSKLEAVTLQVEDFYLTLNQSGEVYVNSSRVQLPYATNGTYGSVWVYMKNNFIILETAFGLRIIVDGQNRLFLQVDERYKYELCGLCGTYSGYQGDDFVTPGGKNATETFEFGDSWRVPNTIECAASPNDPRLCDFDEEDQAYNECTTLLKDAFSPCHEAIHPDIYLKSCVYDYCATNGDQHTLCESLNSYAAACQVAGVELPPWQTDTACADTPTTSTAPTPSTSPTPDQTFCPMNCDFEKNLCGWEQLIQDSFDWTRHSGRTPSDLTGPNEDHTAGAGFYVYIEGNRVSHGDSARLLSSMCHYNGPLCLHFWYHMYGSASAMAINIYLLKDNKATKLWSMMNNQGPKWHPGHVDIRVPGPFQIIVEGIRGSNAQSDVAIDDVSIHFGSCSAAFPGLAIGTERPYTTVEVFPSHPVCNLDCSFDSNLCSWNQMITDAFDWTWQSGSTPSLMTGPSADHTGDGRYLYIEASSVTHGDTARLISSECLDSGPQCLQFWYHMYGSADTMGLHVYLLQNRVADAVWWKRNDQGNMWHLAQVDVITTGAFQIIFEGRRGSNDQSDVAIDDISLHRGHCGDLTKPTTPAPELPPANNSSTTQQPTKTSSKLQPSSTTTFTTTTTTTTVFSTDSDTQASTNPSATTEPLYTTKPDVPMTTRPDVPITTRPQLSNTTAITGTQTTAGPHPTTEHSGVETSEQPEPETTEKPETTTIPQPSTTDRPELSTAQPESQTTSTPKPPTSAAGPQPPTTAGAKPPTTTARPQHPNTAGPQPPNITGSQPPNTPGPQPPTTVQPKPPNTTQPESQTTSTPQPPTTNQPQPQTTSLQNSMTARPQLPTTMQPNTLPTAPLESQTTSTPKPQTSTAQPQPPTPTAGPQHPITARPQTPNTMQPEPSTTTQPESQTTSTPKPPTSAAGPQPPTTAGPKPPTTTARPQHPNTAGPQPPTTAGPQPPTTAGPKPPTTTARPQHPNTAGPQPSNTAGPHHSTTMQPEPSTTTQPESQTTSTPKPPTSAAGPQPPTTAGPKPPTTTARPQHPNTAGPHPPNTAGPQPSNTAGPHHSTTMQPEPSTTTQPESQTKSTPQPPTTTQIQPLTKTSLQTPTTARPQPPTTTARPKPPSTTARPQLPTSMQPQPSNATQPESQTTSTSQPQTSTQPKTQTTTNLQFPTTKRTQPPTTARPQPSTETQTSTPQPSTTAQSLTTNRPQPPTTVKPHKTTATPQSTTTLRPVPTTTARSEPTTTIKPHPPTDRPQSTTATVAPQSTTTARPKPPTTAVSTPSCTENSHYTSCIPACSPTCAYLNGPPHCSDSDSCVPGCVCDEGYVQKRRRCVPIRECGCVDSNGTKHQFNEMWYTSHCSQKCECEKDDGMGKIDCDDKDECDGNAVCLQNNKGEYYCRPTGFSECSIKGDPEYRTFDKMKHDFEGEHSYVLVRTNNLPNNLPDVYIEAINTHRGHDGDDSQHHGDSSSEENRRVRDEDDNDEDEDGDDDDDDDDDDSEEQEEHHRLQELKIVVYNHTVELKKKRRLVVDGRRTKMPVSPSAGLNIRQHSSHIYLRTDFGLSVEFDGHSTAEIILPHIYKGKVGGLCGNFDSQRWNDWMKPDGTRARSVQEFGESWRV; this is encoded by the exons ATGCTCAGAGGAGTCCACACAGATTTGTTGGTCACAGTGACTTTACTATTCCTCTCCCAGACAGGGACTCGGTGCAG agctGAAAACTATTTTTCAGTAGTCCCTTTACCAGAGTGGAGCACAAATTCAG AATATGTTACACAGTGTTTCTACGACAGACAGAACAATCTGATTTGTGACTGGGCAAGGAGCCAACAAAGAACAg TGGACGTTACAGTGAATATTCTAGAGAGTGGTCCATTGGCACTGGAGGGCGAAGCTTGTCTAGAGTTTTGGTACCAGTCCCCAGCTACAGCAAATGGGTCTGAAGTTCGAGCTCTCCTGAAAAGCAGTGCGGGTCTCGCAGAAATCTGGACCTCTCCTGCCCTCCCCCCAAATTCATGGAGACAAGTGTTTGTCCCCCTGAAAATCATCAAACCGGAGACTCGG GTTGTTCTTGAAGCAGCGTCCATGGAGGGACAGATCACATTAAACAGGATAGGTGTTAGAAGAGGCTTGTGCG GACCCCAGTGTGAATCTCACACAGAGATATGGACCGATGAGTCCACCCGCTGCCTCTGTTCTGAGGGccagctctcctgctctccctctcagtgCCCTGCAGGCCAAATCTGTGGTCCTCAAAGAGGAGGATCCAATGGTATTTCCAGCAGTGGGACATGCACtatacacagtcacacagactgCAGCACTTTCGATGGACTGCTGTTCCGCTTCATGGCACCTTGCACCTACATACTGGCTAAGACCTGCTCACCAACTGAGGCTCTGCCCATGTTCAGTGTGGAAGTGGTCAATGAGCAGAACGGGAACTCATCCCTGCCAGCTATCCAGCAGGTTAATGTGGACACTGGGAGCTTCAGATTGTCCCTTTTGAAAAGGCAGACACATCGGATTGTG GTTAATGGGGTCTGGAGGAAGCTTCCACTGAGCCTCGGCAGTGGTGCTGTCAAGATCAAGAGTAACCCTGCTGCCGTTGAACTGGGAACCACTTTCGGGCTGTCTGTTTCATATGACAGTGCTGGGGCGGTACATGTTGCCCTGCCATCCGCATACTCTGATGAGGTCTGTGGCTTGTGTGGCAACTTTAACCGCCTCAGGGAAGATGACTTCCGCAAGCCGGATGGTACAAACGCCCAAGATGCTACAGCTTTGGCTAAGAGCTGGCAGACTGGGCAAAGCACGTCCTCTTGTGAAACTATTCTAGTCCCTCATCAGTGTGATCCACTGGAGGAGGCCGAGTACGCCAGCGAGTTGTACTGTGGACGCCTCCTCTCTAGCACTGGACCCTTTGCTGACTGCCAGTCAGTTCTGGGGGCAGAGAGTTACTTCCGAGGCTGCGTGGTCAGCATGTGCTCTTCTCATGGTGACCCAGCAGTTCTATGTGAGACATTATGGGTCTACACTGATGTCTGCAATGAGGCTGGAGTTGCATTACCCACATGGAGGAACTCCACGTTCTGCC CCCTTCAGTGTTCTGAGAACAGCCACTATAACTCATGTGCTGATGGCTGTCCCGAGGTGTGCTCCAGTCTGGATTTGGGTGGCTCTTGTGGAAACTGTGAGGAACGATGCGAGTGTGACTCAGGCTTCAAACTCAGTGGGGGAAAGTGTGTCCCAGCTGAGGATTGTGGGTGCTGGTATAATGGGAAACACTATGTG aaaggagcaacatttgtggaagGGGAGTGTGTGCAGCAGTGCCAATGTATGGGTAATAATGACATGTGGTGCACCACAATGCAATGTGCAGACACCAAGGTTTGTACGGTCAGGGATGGGGTTCAAGGCTGCTTCCCGTTCAAACCTGCCACCTGCAGAGTGTATGGTGATCCACACTACATGACTTTTGACAGGGGGGCTTATGACTTTCAAGGGGGCTGCAGTTACACACTGACCACAACATGCGGGGAAGGAAGCTCAGTCCAGTTTACTGTAATTGGACACAACATGCATCCTGCCCTTCAGAACTTCACCCGGTCCAAGCTGGAAGCTGTGACTCTGCAGGTCGAAGATTTTTACCTCACCCTGAATCAAAGTGGAGAGGTCTAT GTAAACAGCAGCCGTGTCCAACTCCCCTATGCCACCAATGGAACCTACGGCTCAGTATGGGTCTACATGAAgaataatttcattattttggaGACAGCCTTTGGCCTCAGAATCATTGTAGATGGGCAGAACAGACTCTTTCTGCAGGTGGATGAACGCTACAAATATGAACTGTGCGGACTATGTGGCACCTACTCTGGATACCAGGGCGATGACTTCGTAACCCCAGGAGGAAAAAACGCGACAGAGACGTTTGAGTTTGGTGACAGCTGGAGGGTGCCAAACACTATTGA GTGCGCTGCCTCTCCAAATGACCCAAGACTCTGTGACTTTGACGAAGAGGATCAGGCCTACAATGAGTGTACCACACTACTGAAGGATGCCTTCAGCCCCTGTCATGAAGCCATTCACCCAGACATCTACCTCAAGAGTTGTGTGTACGACTATTGTGCCACAAACGGTGACCAACACACCTTATGTGAATCTCTGAACTCCTATGCAGCAGCATGCCAGGTGGCAGGAGTGGAGCTGCCTCcctggcagacagacacagccTGTG CTGACACCCCAACCACTTCAACTGCTCCAACACCTTCAACTTCTCCAACACCAGATCAGACTT TCTGTCCCATGAActgtgactttgaaaaaaatctctgtgGGTGGGAGCAGCTCATACAGGACAGTTTTGATTGGACAAGACATTCAGGACGCACACCCTCAGACCTAACTGGGCCAAATGAGGACCACACCGCTGGAG CCGGTTTCTACGTATACATTGAGGGAAACCGTGTAAGCCATGGAGACTCAGCTCGCCTGCTGAGTTCCATGTGCCATTATAATGGCCCACTCTGTCTGCACTTCTGGTATCATATGTACGGTTCAGCTTCAGCAATGGCCATCAACATTTACCTGCTCAAAGACAACAAAGCTACGAAGCTCTGGTCCATGATGAACAACCAGGGACCAAAATGGCATCCAGGACATGTTGACATCAGAGTGCCTGGTCCTTTCCAA ATCATTGTAGAGGGAATTCGAGGCTCTAATGCTCAGTCAGATGTGGCTATAGATGACGTTTCCATCCACTTTGGCTCATGCTCAG CTGCATTCCCAGGCCTGGCTATTGGAACAGAGCGTCCTTACACAACTGTGGAAGTCTTCCCATCACACCCAG TCTGTAATCTCGACTGTAGCTTCGACAGCAACCTTTGTAGCTGGAATCAGATGATCACAGATGCTTTTGACTGGACATGGCAGAGTGGTTCCACACCCTCCCTGATGACTGGGCCCTCTGCTGACCACACTGGTG ATGGTCGCTACCTGTATATTGAGGCCAGCAGTGTTACACATGGAGATACAGCTCGTCTCATCAGCTCTGAGTGTTTGGACTCTGGTCCTCAATGTTTGCAGTTCTGGTACCATATGTACGGCTCAGCAGATACAATGGGCCTCCATGTTTACCTGCTCCAAAACAGAGTGGCTGATGCTGTCTGGTGGAAGAGGAATGACCAAGGAAATATGTGGCACCTGGCTCAGGTGGACGTGATTACAACTGGAGCTTTCCAG ATCATTTTTGAGGGGCGAAGAGGTTCCAATGATCAGTCTGATGTGGCCATAGATGATATATCCCTTCATCGTGGACACTGTGGAG ACCTGACTAAACCAACAACCCCTGCTCCTGAGCTGCCTCCAGCAAACAACTCATCTACTACACAGCAGCCGACTAAAACTTCATCAAAACTACAGCCATCATCAACAActacatttacaacaacaacaaccaccaccacagtTTTCTCAACAGACTCTGATACACAAGCATCTACAAACCCATCAGCAACAACTGAGCCCCTATACACTACAAAACCTGATGTCCCAATGACCACAAGACCTGATGTCCCAATAACCACAAGACCACAGCTATCAAATACAACAGCTATAACTGGAACCCAAACCACAGCTGGACCACACCCAACTACAGAGCACTCAGGAGTTGAAACTTCAGAACAGCCAGAACCTGAGACCACAGAAAAGCCAGAAACCACCACGATACCACAACCATCAACCACAGATAGACCTGAACTTTCCACAGCTCAACCTGAGTCACAAACAACAAGCACACCAAAACCTCCAACCTCTGCAGCTGGACCACAACCACCAACCACAGCTGGAGCAAAGCCTCCAACCACTACAGCTAGACCACAACATCCAAACACAGCTGGACCACAACCTCCAAACATAACTGGATCACAACCTCCAAACACACCTGGACCACAACCTCCAACCACAGTTCAACCAAAACCTCCAAACACAACTCAACCTGAGTCACAAACAACAAGCACACCACAACCTCCAACCACTAATCAACCACAGCCACAAACAACTAGTCTGCAAAATTCAATGACAGCTAGGCCACAACTTCCAACCACAATGCAGCCAAACACATTACCCACAGCTCCATTGGAGTCACAAACAACAAGCACACCAAAACCTCAAACCTCTACAGCTCAACCCCAACCCCCAACCCCTACAGCTGGACCCCAACATCCCATCACAGCTAGACCACAAACTCCCAACACAATGCAGCCAGAACCATCAACCACAACTCAACCTGAGTCACAAACAACAAGCACACCAAAACCTCCAACCTCTGCAGCTGGACCACAACCACCAACCACAGCTGGACCAAAGCCTCCAACCACTACAGCTAGACCACAACATCCAAACACAGCTGGACCACAACCTCCAACCACAGCTGGACCACAACCACCAACCACAGCAGGACCAAAGCCTCCAACCACTACAGCTAGACCACAACATCCAAACACAGCTGGACCACAACCTTCAAACACAGCTGGACCACATCATTCAACCACAATGCAGCCAGAACCATCAACCACAACTCAACCTGAGTCACAAACAACAAGCACACCAAAACCTCCAACCTCTGCAGCTGGACCACAACCACCAACCACAGCTGGACCAAAGCCTCCAACCACTACAGCTAGACCACAACATCCAAACACAGCTGGACCACACCCTCCAAACACAGCTGGACCACAGCCTTCAAACACAGCTGGACCACATCATTCAACCACAATGCAGCCAgaaccatcaacaacaactcaacctgaatcacaaacaaaaagtacaCCACAACCTCCAACCACTACGCAAATACAACCACTAACAAAAACTAGTCTTCAAACTCCAACAACAGCTAGACCACAACCACCAACCACTACAGCTAGGCCCAAACCTCCATCCACTACAGCTAGACCACAACTTCCAACCTCAATGCAGCCACAACCATCAAACGCAACTCAACCCGAGTCACAAACAACAAGCACATCACAACCTCAAACCTCTACTCaaccaaagacacaaacaacaactaatCTTCAATttccaacaacaaaaagaacacaACCTCCAACCACAGCGAGACCACAACcttcaactgaaacacaaacaagtacACCACAACCATCAACCACAGCTCAGTCACTAACAACAAATAGACCACAACCTCCAACCACAGTTAAACCCCACAAAACAACAGCTACACCACAGTCCACAACAACATTGAGACCAGTACCCACGACAACCGCTAGATCAGAACCCACCACAACCATTAAACCACATCCACCAACAGACAGACCTCAGTCTACTACAGCTACAGTTGCACCACAATCTACAACAACTGCTAGACCCAAACCACCAACTACAGCTGTATCAA CACCCTCTTGCACAGAGAACAGTCACTACACAAGCTGTATCCCTGCCTGTAGTCCAACTTGTGCATACCTGAATGGCCCACCACActgcagtgacagtgacagttgtGTGCCGGGATGTGTATGTGATGAGGGCTATGTGCAGAAACGGCGCCGTTGTGTGCCTATCCGAGAGTGTGGATGTGTGGACAGTAATGGCACCAAGCATCAG TTCAATGAAATGTGGTATACCAGTCACTGCAGTcagaaatgtgaatgtgagaaagATGACGGCATGGGGAAGATTGACTGCGATGACAAAGATGAATGCGATGGAAATGCTGTCTGCCTTCAAAACAACAAGGGCGAATACTACTGCAGGCCCACAG GCTTCAGTGAGTGTTCTATAAAAGGAGACCCTGAGTACAGAACCTTTGATAAAATGAAGCATGACTTTGAGGGTGAGCACTCGTATGTGCTGGTGCGGACCAACAACTTGCCAAATAATCTTCCAGATGTCTACATCGAGGCCATCAATacacacagaggacacgatGGCGATGATAGTCAGCATCATGGTGACAGTAGCAGTGAAGAAAACCGCAGGGTCAGGGATGAAGATgacaatgatgaagatgaagatggcgatgacgatgatgatgatgatgatgatgatagcgAAGAGCAAGAGGAACACCACAGATTACAAGAGCTTAAGATCGTAGTGTACAATCACACAGTGGAGTTAAAGAAGAAGCGAAGGCTGGTC GTGGATGGAAGGAGAACTAAAATGCCCGTCTCACCCAGTGCTGGTCTAAACATCCGGCAACATTCCTCTCACATCTACCTGAGGACCGACTTTGGCCTCTCAGTGGAGTTTGATGGACACAGTACAGCAG AGATCATTCTACCACACATATACAAAGGAAAAGTAGGGGGTCTGTGTGGGAACTTTGACAGTCAAAGGTGGAATGACTGGATGAAGCCAGATGGCACCAGGGCCAGGAGCGTTCAAGAGTTTGGAGAGAGCTGGAGAGTGTAA